Below is a genomic region from Zavarzinella sp..
CAGCCCAGGGTGAACGAAGTGAACCCTGGTTTAACAATATTTCAGTGGAACAAACCATGTATTCCCGCATGCGCGGGAATGACGGTTTCTGGTGGGCGTTGGATTATTGGTTTTATGCTGGATTGCTGCAATCGCGGGAATGACTCATTATCGGTGGGAATCAGTCGATTGGATGTACTTCAAGTTTTCTGTACTGGATTCTCGCCTGCGCGGGAATGACGGTTTCTGGTGGGCGTTGGATTATTGGTTTTATGCTAGATTGCTGCCTGCACTGGAATGACGGTTGTTAAACAACCGTCTGAATGCAAAAAATGCTTCAGGCACGAAGTGCCGTCTAGTTTTAGCCTGGTCCGTGAGGGCCAGGATTGGAAGTTTTCAATTCCTGAAGGCCTGTAAGGCAGGGTATTTCTCAACCGTCTTTAAAAAAGCTCAAGCACAAGTGGATTGCTATTTTCTGCGGGCGGCACGGCGACGGATCGTTTCATCGACAATCGTGCCCAGCAATAACGTCACACCGATCACCGCTGGGATAATCGCATCCGGGATCTGCTCAAAGCTCAACAGGTTTTTCAACAGTGGCAGAACCGATGCACCAAGCAATGCCCCAATGATGGTGCCTTCCCCACCTCGCAGGCTGCAACCACCCAGCACTGCACCGGTAATCGCATACAATTCCAGTTCGCTGCCGGTAATACTGGGGTTTGCATCGTTCTGGTTCAGAATATCCAGCATTCCAGCCAGTGCGGCACAGGCAGAACAGATCATGAACGCAAAGATCCGCATTCGATCGGTTCGGATGCCCGAAAACCGTGCGGCAGATTCATTATACCCCACTGCATACCAGTACCGGCCAATCGTGGTTTTGTGCAGAATTAAGCCAAGGAACACCGTGATCACCAATGCCACCACCAGCATCCCTGGAAACAGCAACAGACCATCGAAATCCTTGCCAATCAGGTAATGCCGTAAAAAGTTAATACCGCTTTCGGTATCCGGAAATTCGTTCTTAATGCTGACGAGACCGACTGGTTTGCCATCGCTTAAGTAGCGTGCCAGACCACGATAGATGAACATGCCGCACAGGGTGACCAGAAAAGCCTGCAATTTCAGGCGGGTGACCAGCAAGCCATGCAGCAGGCCGATGCACGCCCCACCTGCCATGACGATAAAAAACGCGATCACTGGTGGGACTTGCTGTTTCATCAACAGGCCAAAACCGATTGCCGATAAACCAACCACCGAGCCGATCGACAGATCGATGCCGCCCGCGATAATCAGCACGGCGACCCCCAGCGTAATCACGGCGGCAGCACCCTGACGGTTGGCCACATCAATGAGATTGCTTTCTTTCATGGCGTTGGGATTGCGGGCTGCCAACAGCAGATACAGCCCCACCACCAGTGCCAACACACCAGCAACACGAATCATCATCAGCGGACTCCCATGTGGGTCGCAGCAAAGCGGTTGCCTGTGGCAAGCTGCATCACCGTTTCTTCGCGAAATTGGTCGCGGGACAATTCACCCATTAATTGGCCTTCATGCAACACCAGAATGCGGTCACTCATTCCCAGCACCTCTTCCATGTCGCTGGATATCATTAATATGCCCACTCCCGAAGCTGCCAACTGGTCCATAATTTGGTAGATTTCGTTGCGGGCACCCACATCCACGCCACGGGTGGGCTCATCCAGGATCAGCACGTGGGGCTTGCGGGCCAGCCATTTGCCGAGCACCACCTTTTGTTGATTCCCACCAGACAAAAAGCCGACAATCTGGTTCATGGAAGGTGTCTTCACATTCAATTTGACGATCATTTCCTGCGTCATCTGCTTTTCCTGCCGTGCGGGCAGCCACAGCCAGCGCCGAAACAGATCTAGGTTGGGCAGTGCGAAGTTAAAGCGGACGCTTTTTTCCAGCACCAGGCCGTTGAACCGGCGATCTTCTGGTGCCATCAGCAAGCCACGCTGGATCAGATCCGATGGCCGACGCACGGGAACTTCCATTCCCTGTACTGTTACCTTGCCTTGCAGAATCCGGCGAATGCCAAAAATTGCTTCCGCCAGTTCCGTGCGGCCTGCACCGACAAGGCCTGCCATGCCGACAATTTCGCCTGGCTGCACACGAAAAGACACCCCATCTGTGGGGCCACCTTCAAAGGTTAAATCTTCTACCTGCAGTGCGGCAACACCACTCCACTTTTCCCGCGATTGGTGGGGGTAAATGTTCGCCAGATCCCGCCCCACCATCAGAGAAACCATCGCATCATGAGAAATCTCTAATTTTTGCAGTTCGCCCGCGTTTTTGCCATCGCGGAAGACTGTCACACGATCTGCCAAACGTTTGACTTCCGCCAGACGGTGGGAAATATAAATGATCCCCACCCCACGTGCCCGAAGTTGGTCGATGACTTCGTACAGGCGGTCGGTTTCTTTCTGGGTTAAACTGGACGTGGGTTCGTCCATAATAATCACGCGGGCATCCATCGACAGTGCACGGGCAATTTCCACCAGTTGCTTCTGGCCTGGTGCCAGTTGCCCCACAATCCTGCGGGCATCGCTGGCCAATAATCCCACCTGTTCCAGCAATTCACCCGCACGTTGATTCATCTGGGACTGCCGCGTCCAGAACTGTGCGGCACAAATTTCGCGCCCGAGAAACAATTTGAGGCCACAGATAAATTTTCGGCCAGATTCAGTTCCTGGTGGATCAGGCAGATCACGGAGCCCATGGCATCACTGACGTTGCGAAAGTTGACGGGATCACCATTCAGTAGGTATTCGCCTGCATCTGGTGGTTGCACCCCAGCCAGAATCTTCATGAGAGTGGACTTGCCGGCACCGTTTTCGCCCACCAACGCCAGGACTTCGCCTGCGTGCAGGTGCAGCGATACACCATCCAGCGCCAAGACGCCCGGAAATTGCTTGCGGATCGACCGCACTTCTAAGAGAGGTTTCGACATGGTGGTGTATTATCGTCCAAGTTCAGTGAAAATTCATCTAAAAAATTCGCTGGAAACGCACCGATTTCTGCTGCCTACAATAACAGGATGAACGAAGCCATCTGGCCCACCGATCTGGGGAATCGCAAACTGGCTGTCCTTTGCAGTGGCGGACTGGATAGTGCCGTATTGCTGGGGGAAGCCTGCCAGCGCTACGATCTGGTGCAGCCGATTTACATTGCAACCGGCTCCACGTGGGAAACGCTGGAATTATCGGCAATTCGCCAGTTTATCCAGGCTACACATTTTTCCCAGATGCAGCCACTGAAGATTCTGACGGTCGACACGCGGGACCTTTACGACAATCACTGGAGCCACACCGGCAAGAACGTGCCAGACCACCTGTCGCCGGACGAGGCCGTTTATTTGCCCGGTCGAAATGTGGTGCTGCTGGCAAAATCGCTGATCTGGTGCCACCTGCAGGGGATTACCACGATTGCGACAGCCCCACTGGCAGCCAATCCGTTTCCGGACGCCACTCCCACGTTCTATCGTGATTTTGCCCACGTGGTGGGGGTAGCAGTCGGAGACACCTTGAAAATCATTCGTCCGTATGAATATCTGAATAAGTCCCAGGTGGTTCTACGCGGGGCCGGTATGCCACTGGAGCATACGTTTTCCTGCATTGCCCCGATTTACGACCACCACTGTGGTGCGTGCAATAAATGTGCAGAACGAATCGCTGCTTTTCAGCAGGCGGGGGTGCCCGATCCCACTGTTTATGCCAACTGCAGCAATAACTTACCTCCGATCCCCGTGTAATTGTAAAGGTGCTTTCCGTGTCGAATCCGTTGTTTCAGGTGACCCGCGAGTTTGAATTCTGCTTTGGGCATCGATTGATGAATTATGATGGCAAATGCCGTAACCTGCACGGCCACAACGGTAAAGCGTGTGTGACGCTGGCTGGCAATCAACTCGACGAAATGGGCATGATCATCGATTTCGTGCAGATGAAACGCTTAATCGGCACCTGGATTGACAGCACGCTCGACCACACGCTGTTGCTGCATCAGGATGACCCACTGGTGAAGATTCTGCAACAGGCACAGGAAAAGGTGCTGCCACTGCTGGTGAACCCCACCACGGAGAACATGGCAAAACTGATTTACGACTATTGCTTGACCCAGCGCCTGCCGGTGCTGGAAGTAACGATGTGGGAAACCACGTATTCATACGCCACGTACCGTGGGGAAAACCTCCCCACCACGATCGTGGCAGACGACGAACAGTAGATTCGGTTATCCCAGTAAAATGCCGATTAATGCTTCAGCGGCATTGTCAGATGCAATCCCAACGAGCGAACCTTCGTAACATGTGCTTTCTTGCTGATCAATCACCCTTTCGTACCAGGTATTGTCGTGAAACTGAATCACCTGAAACCAATCTGGTAATTGTTTTCGGATATTTTCAGCGACTGTTACTTCGCCATCCAGATACTCTGCAAGGTCAATTTTCGTGCGAATTCCCTGAAGGCCAGTCATGATTTCATTATCCTGTTTGGACACTGGCACGCAACAGGTATACACACTCCCTCGTGTGGTGCGGATGCGAATCAATCCAATAAGCGTCTGTCTTGTCCTCTGACAGAGAGGGCATTCAAAAGCATCAAATGCCTGACCCCACTTTTTGGCATCCACCACTCTGTTCAGCAACTTTCGAAGTGCGTTACCTGGCTTGGTTTCCGTTTGCCGAAACGCTTTCAGTTGTTTTTTTGACCAGCGACTTAAACAGAATGCCAAGGGCCTGTTCAACGTATGAGAATCCAGAATCTTTTCCTTGATCGCCTGACTGTACAGCGGATGCAGAATCTTTAACGCAGACTTCCATCGCTGATCGAGGGCACATTCCCTGCTGGCTTTGAATGCCGCACGCCACGAATAAGGAACTCGGGTACCCTCACCCGTTGGCCACCAGTCTTCCAGAGTACTTGCGAAATCAACGTTGGTAACGTGGGTGCTCTCACCAGCAAAGCCATAGGTTTCCACGTGCTCTAACTCTGAGGTTGTTTTGGGTTGTTGCTGATGAGCAACAAAAACCTCACGACACCTGGTGCAACGCACCCGCTTACCGATGTGGGCCTGAGTTACTTGAAAACGAGCCTGGCACTTTTCGCAACGAATTTCAAATGCGTCCATTGTAAACCCAATTTGAGCAGTGCTACCAATATAACCGCAGATGTAGAAGTAATGAAGAAATTTTGTCCCTCTACAAGGGGGATTTTATTTTTGAACTTCCTCGGACAGGCGTTTGACTTCAGCCAACGGACAATTCAGAATCTGTTCCATAGGGGCGATGAAGATAAAAAGCAAACCGCGAACCACTGGCAAAGTCCATCGTTAACGCTTCCAACTCGTTTAGTCCCGTTTTTCTTCGTGTCTTACCGTACTGTTTGTTGTTCAAAAGTACGAGAAGAGTAATTATTGAAAAAGTTCCGTAACAGGCTTTCCACGTGACAGGCGGTCGATCAGTTTGCTTGACAGATCGGTATCGGTGCGTAGCTGGGCGACGTCCAGCAAACTGTGATAGAGCGTCGCATGAAGATCATCAATCGTGATCGGATTTGTTGCGGGTGCCGCCGCTCTGGCATCTGATTTGCCGATGACCTGCCCGTGATTCAGTCCCCCACCTGCAAAGACCAGGGGGCAAATACGTGGGTGGTGGTGCCTGCCAGCGTTTTTGTCCATGCCACTTCTGCCGAACTCGCCCGTAATCACTAACAGGATCTCGCGTTCCAGCCCGCGCTGGTGCAGATCATCCAAAAAGGCCGAAACCGCATGATCCAGTGGTGGGCCAAAGACGCCCATCCCTTCCGGAATGTTCGGTATCCCTTTGCGGGCATGAAAATCCCAGTTGGCATTGACCACGGTGACAAACCCAGCACCCGCTTCGCACAATCGGCGGGCAAGCAGCAATTGCCTGCCCAGTGAGAAACCGATCGAAGGGGTATTCCGTTGAAAACGAGATTGATCGTCACACTGCCAGTTGCGAAAATGTTCTGTGTCATAGGCTTTCAGTGTGGCAGGATCTTCCAGTGTCAGGTCGAACGCTTTGCGAATCGCCCCACTGCTGAGGAGATCCAGGGCCTGCTGACGATAGGCATCCCGCTGGTGGGCGGCACTCCCCTGTACCTGGCGGTTCAAATCATCGAGTTCTTTGAGCAGCGTCAGTCGATCCTGAAACTGCAAAACAGGTGCTTTCAGCTGCAGTGATTGTAAAAAATCATCACCTGTATTTTCGGAAGAACTATTCGGTTTTTTGTTGGTTTTCGGTTTTGCTTCCGTCAATCCGCTGGCCATTGGTACCTGCACCGGGATCGGTGCATACGTGGTGCCCAGTGTTGCTGGCTGTATCCCTTCAATCACCGATTCAAACGCACCTGCAAAGCCTTTGCCCGCACCAGGATACCTGGTCGTGGGTGGGATCACCAGATGGCGTGGCATTCCCGTTGCACGGTTCATCGGACCGGCCATCCGTGCATAGATGGCCCCAAGCCCGGGTTCGCGGATTTCCTGACCATCTTTCACAGTCAAATCAGCCGTCAACAGTTGTTTGTGGGCACCATTATGCTCGGAATGGTTCGTCTGGAACGATTTGACAATACTCAGGCGGTGGGCCTGTTTGGCAAGTTTTGGCAGGTACGATGAAAATCGAACCCCCGTCAGACTTGTTGCAATGCTGCCATTAATCGATCGGTGGGTTTCTGCACCTTCAGGATTCGGGTCGAATGTTTCATATTGGCTTGGCCCACCTGCCAGAAACAGGAATATCACCGATCGCTTCTTTACAACACTCGATTCCGTGCCCGCCAGGCTTTGGAAACGCAATTGATCGGCCAGCGTCAGTCCACCCAGGCCCAGCATCCCAACGCGAATCAATTCCCGACGCGACATCGGATGATGTGGGTGCTGTCTGATCATTAGGTCGAGCATCGTTTGATTCCTGAAAGCCTTCTCATTATTTCCCGAAAGTGCACTGAGACAGTGACTTATGCCAACAATTCCGGCACGATTCCTTTCTGATCGATATCTTTCAGGCCAATATCTTCCATGCCAAAAGAATCGACCGGTTTGCCCACAGAGTGCAGCAGGGTGGTGTAAAAGTTTGCTAAGGTGCGGTGGTTCTTCTGGCCATACCCGGGCAATTCAAGGTAACGGCCCGGTTTGGCAATTTTGCCACCCAGGTTGCCTAGCAACACCACAGGCCATTCATACAGGCTGGGGTGGTGCTGCTCTCCAGAATCACTCAGATATATAATTAATGTATTATCAAGCATCGTGCCATTGCCTTCCGGCACCGCAGCCAGCTTCTTTGCCAGCCCAGCGATTAATTTGGTGTGGAATACCCGCAGATCAATGAAGCACTGTGCGGCAGGTTTGCCGTTCTGGGCCTGGCCGTGGCCAATTCCGTGCAGGCCAGCGATTCCCATTTCTGGGAATTCACCAAATCCCTGCCCACCACCACCGGATGTCAGCAGTAGAACGTTCGTCAGGCCAGCGATCATTGCTGCCGCACCGATTTCGAACTGAGCTTCCAGTATCAGACTGGAAACCGAGGCTTCCAGTTTCTTGCCCAGGTTGGGGGCATGTTTCTTCAATTGCTCCCGCATGCCAGCAATCTGCTTTTGCCGCTGGTGCAAGGT
It encodes:
- a CDS encoding 7-cyano-7-deazaguanine synthase encodes the protein MNEAIWPTDLGNRKLAVLCSGGLDSAVLLGEACQRYDLVQPIYIATGSTWETLELSAIRQFIQATHFSQMQPLKILTVDTRDLYDNHWSHTGKNVPDHLSPDEAVYLPGRNVVLLAKSLIWCHLQGITTIATAPLAANPFPDATPTFYRDFAHVVGVAVGDTLKIIRPYEYLNKSQVVLRGAGMPLEHTFSCIAPIYDHHCGACNKCAERIAAFQQAGVPDPTVYANCSNNLPPIPV
- a CDS encoding ATP-binding cassette domain-containing protein is translated as MSKPLLEVRSIRKQFPGVLALDGVSLHLHAGEVLALVGENGAGKSTLMKILAGVQPPDAGEYLLNGDPVNFRNVSDAMGSVICLIHQELNLAENLSVASNCFSGAKFVPHSSGRGSPR
- a CDS encoding zinc-ribbon domain-containing protein; the protein is MDAFEIRCEKCQARFQVTQAHIGKRVRCTRCREVFVAHQQQPKTTSELEHVETYGFAGESTHVTNVDFASTLEDWWPTGEGTRVPYSWRAAFKASRECALDQRWKSALKILHPLYSQAIKEKILDSHTLNRPLAFCLSRWSKKQLKAFRQTETKPGNALRKLLNRVVDAKKWGQAFDAFECPLCQRTRQTLIGLIRIRTTRGSVYTCCVPVSKQDNEIMTGLQGIRTKIDLAEYLDGEVTVAENIRKQLPDWFQVIQFHDNTWYERVIDQQESTCYEGSLVGIASDNAAEALIGILLG
- a CDS encoding DUF1501 domain-containing protein, with the translated sequence MLDLMIRQHPHHPMSRRELIRVGMLGLGGLTLADQLRFQSLAGTESSVVKKRSVIFLFLAGGPSQYETFDPNPEGAETHRSINGSIATSLTGVRFSSYLPKLAKQAHRLSIVKSFQTNHSEHNGAHKQLLTADLTVKDGQEIREPGLGAIYARMAGPMNRATGMPRHLVIPPTTRYPGAGKGFAGAFESVIEGIQPATLGTTYAPIPVQVPMASGLTEAKPKTNKKPNSSSENTGDDFLQSLQLKAPVLQFQDRLTLLKELDDLNRQVQGSAAHQRDAYRQQALDLLSSGAIRKAFDLTLEDPATLKAYDTEHFRNWQCDDQSRFQRNTPSIGFSLGRQLLLARRLCEAGAGFVTVVNANWDFHARKGIPNIPEGMGVFGPPLDHAVSAFLDDLHQRGLEREILLVITGEFGRSGMDKNAGRHHHPRICPLVFAGGGLNHGQVIGKSDARAAAPATNPITIDDLHATLYHSLLDVAQLRTDTDLSSKLIDRLSRGKPVTELFQ
- a CDS encoding sugar ABC transporter ATP-binding protein, whose protein sequence is MNQRAGELLEQVGLLASDARRIVGQLAPGQKQLVEIARALSMDARVIIMDEPTSSLTQKETDRLYEVIDQLRARGVGIIYISHRLAEVKRLADRVTVFRDGKNAGELQKLEISHDAMVSLMVGRDLANIYPHQSREKWSGVAALQVEDLTFEGGPTDGVSFRVQPGEIVGMAGLVGAGRTELAEAIFGIRRILQGKVTVQGMEVPVRRPSDLIQRGLLMAPEDRRFNGLVLEKSVRFNFALPNLDLFRRWLWLPARQEKQMTQEMIVKLNVKTPSMNQIVGFLSGGNQQKVVLGKWLARKPHVLILDEPTRGVDVGARNEIYQIMDQLAASGVGILMISSDMEEVLGMSDRILVLHEGQLMGELSRDQFREETVMQLATGNRFAATHMGVR
- a CDS encoding 6-carboxytetrahydropterin synthase, producing MSNPLFQVTREFEFCFGHRLMNYDGKCRNLHGHNGKACVTLAGNQLDEMGMIIDFVQMKRLIGTWIDSTLDHTLLLHQDDPLVKILQQAQEKVLPLLVNPTTENMAKLIYDYCLTQRLPVLEVTMWETTYSYATYRGENLPTTIVADDEQ
- a CDS encoding ABC transporter permease; amino-acid sequence: MMIRVAGVLALVVGLYLLLAARNPNAMKESNLIDVANRQGAAAVITLGVAVLIIAGGIDLSIGSVVGLSAIGFGLLMKQQVPPVIAFFIVMAGGACIGLLHGLLVTRLKLQAFLVTLCGMFIYRGLARYLSDGKPVGLVSIKNEFPDTESGINFLRHYLIGKDFDGLLLFPGMLVVALVITVFLGLILHKTTIGRYWYAVGYNESAARFSGIRTDRMRIFAFMICSACAALAGMLDILNQNDANPSITGSELELYAITGAVLGGCSLRGGEGTIIGALLGASVLPLLKNLLSFEQIPDAIIPAVIGVTLLLGTIVDETIRRRAARRK